Proteins co-encoded in one Natronorubrum daqingense genomic window:
- a CDS encoding protein-tyrosine phosphatase family protein codes for MTSANFGRIVEDEPLFGACRPGHLGGDLEEWREILRTRNVSGVVCLLSEREAGRWGCPAAYDDAFETAHVPIRDRHLPDLERLESAVDILGRQTAAGENVAIHCNAGLGRTGVVAAGWLVGDRGYAPEAALEAVETRPWPRAPREAIRDGNATEAELLELLDRL; via the coding sequence ATGACGAGCGCGAATTTCGGCCGGATCGTCGAGGACGAACCGCTTTTTGGAGCCTGTCGGCCCGGCCACCTCGGGGGCGACCTCGAGGAGTGGCGCGAGATTCTCCGGACTCGTAACGTCTCCGGCGTCGTCTGCTTACTCTCCGAGCGCGAGGCGGGTCGGTGGGGTTGTCCGGCGGCGTACGACGACGCGTTCGAAACCGCCCACGTTCCGATTCGAGACCGTCACCTCCCCGATCTCGAGCGCCTCGAGAGTGCCGTCGATATCCTCGGTCGGCAGACGGCTGCGGGCGAGAACGTCGCGATTCACTGCAACGCCGGCCTCGGTCGGACGGGGGTCGTCGCCGCCGGCTGGCTGGTCGGTGATCGAGGATACGCGCCCGAGGCCGCGCTCGAGGCCGTCGAGACCAGGCCGTGGCCACGGGCACCCAGAGAGGCGATTCGGGACGGAAACGCGACCGAAGCCGAACTGCTCGAGTTACTCGACCGACTGTAA
- a CDS encoding isocitrate/isopropylmalate dehydrogenase family protein yields MTHEIAVIPGDGIGKEVTPAAVDVLEALEIDFEFVEADAGDSLKEATGEALPQETYDLAASADATLFGAAGETAADVILPLRDAVDSFVNIRPAKAYPGIDAVRPETDLVFLRENTEGVYAGHEDRLTEDVATLTRVVTESASAELGEFACEYVSESDDHDGFTIVHKANVMRETDGVFRDTIKSVADENGVETDEVLMDAFATRVCLEPEQFDVIACPNLAGDVLSDLAAGLVGGLGLLPSANVGSERGLFEPVHGTAPDIAGEGVANPAATIISAAMMLEFLGYDEQAHAVHEAVEATLEEGPRTPDLGGDASTDDVTDAIIERL; encoded by the coding sequence ATGACTCACGAAATCGCCGTCATTCCGGGCGACGGAATCGGGAAGGAAGTCACGCCAGCCGCCGTCGACGTACTCGAGGCACTCGAGATCGACTTCGAGTTCGTCGAGGCCGACGCGGGTGATTCGCTAAAAGAAGCGACCGGCGAGGCGCTGCCACAGGAGACCTACGACCTCGCGGCGTCGGCCGACGCGACGCTGTTCGGTGCGGCCGGCGAGACGGCGGCGGACGTCATCCTCCCGCTTCGGGACGCCGTGGACTCGTTCGTCAACATCCGTCCCGCGAAGGCGTACCCGGGGATCGACGCCGTTCGTCCCGAGACGGATCTCGTCTTCCTGCGCGAGAACACCGAGGGCGTCTACGCGGGTCACGAGGATCGACTCACCGAGGACGTCGCGACGCTGACGCGCGTCGTCACCGAGTCGGCTTCGGCGGAGCTCGGCGAGTTCGCCTGCGAGTACGTGTCGGAGTCCGACGACCACGACGGCTTCACCATCGTTCACAAAGCGAACGTCATGCGCGAGACGGACGGCGTCTTTCGGGACACCATCAAATCGGTCGCCGACGAGAACGGCGTCGAGACCGACGAGGTGCTGATGGACGCCTTCGCGACGCGCGTCTGTCTCGAGCCCGAGCAGTTCGACGTGATCGCCTGTCCGAACCTCGCGGGCGACGTGCTTTCCGATCTCGCCGCCGGCCTCGTCGGCGGCCTCGGCTTGCTCCCATCGGCGAACGTCGGCTCCGAGCGCGGGTTGTTCGAGCCCGTCCACGGCACCGCACCCGACATCGCCGGCGAGGGCGTCGCGAACCCGGCTGCGACGATCATCTCGGCTGCGATGATGCTCGAGTTCCTGGGCTACGACGAGCAGGCCCACGCGGTTCACGAGGCCGTCGAAGCGACGCTCGAGGAGGGGCCACGAACGCCCGACCTCGGCGGCGACGCGTCGACCGACGACGTGACGGACGCGATTATCGAGCGACTGTAG
- a CDS encoding DUF7845 domain-containing protein, with translation MRQIATAPHECEGNLIFTENGLSPYWILGRLLIQRFDGYSGEIETEVDGEEWTVNLKYQKSGIAPRLQDDVTNERLYEYRISGYGRGERKANFLIQPRFADMRHYETGDQVSTPFDNIPEDEGVNVRFAGSNLEPLEFRRLLPTFVQVLAREGNLPINTDYFAGEVHGMSNITTYERYVRLNRSWSPKVVGRAGIMQRLMHLCATEKGSKFEYRVDNEDIVGYNHRVRLPTPDAKRLISGHRFGKQIKHYHPKYVREDDETDPLYHPKVGVLLKKKLNSNRSFRWEDHRKLRREIDETLINVLSWSGVPVQVDQTTYVPDDHFDAVASEKPVELFADPTPELETEQNAMILQTFVGLRESDERVLETLVTDGGKQHPNELAENTGRSISTVYRTLDRLRGVLRNDNACVSFASKKFEQDITAIVEQVEFGIENAADRVSKLYNLETKSASSNAWQQFCTKYSASLVGVADEEDTTLRIDTILSKLKSSSNPRIQDVLAEAVDAWRSIGRDPLELRTADVQWRSDPDAWEYGKVNPTLR, from the coding sequence GTGAGGCAGATCGCGACCGCGCCTCACGAGTGCGAAGGGAACCTCATCTTCACTGAGAACGGGCTCAGCCCTTACTGGATTCTCGGTCGACTCCTTATCCAACGGTTCGACGGCTACTCCGGCGAGATCGAGACGGAAGTCGACGGCGAAGAGTGGACGGTCAACCTCAAGTACCAGAAGAGCGGGATCGCGCCGCGTCTGCAGGACGATGTCACCAACGAACGTCTCTACGAGTATCGGATAAGCGGATACGGACGTGGTGAGCGGAAAGCGAACTTCCTGATTCAACCGCGCTTCGCCGATATGCGCCATTACGAGACCGGCGATCAGGTCTCAACACCGTTCGATAACATCCCCGAAGATGAGGGCGTCAACGTTCGCTTCGCCGGCTCGAACCTCGAGCCGCTCGAGTTCCGTCGTCTGTTGCCGACGTTCGTCCAGGTGCTGGCTCGAGAAGGCAATCTCCCGATCAATACGGACTATTTCGCGGGAGAGGTCCACGGGATGAGTAATATCACGACATACGAACGATACGTCCGGCTAAATCGATCCTGGAGTCCCAAGGTCGTCGGTCGAGCCGGAATCATGCAGCGATTGATGCACCTCTGTGCGACCGAGAAGGGCAGCAAGTTCGAGTACCGCGTCGACAACGAGGACATCGTCGGATACAACCATCGGGTCCGGCTGCCGACGCCGGACGCGAAGCGACTGATATCGGGCCACCGATTCGGGAAGCAGATCAAGCACTACCACCCGAAGTACGTCCGCGAAGACGATGAGACGGATCCGCTCTACCATCCGAAGGTGGGCGTTTTGCTGAAAAAGAAGCTGAACAGCAATCGCTCGTTCCGATGGGAAGATCATCGTAAGCTCCGTCGGGAGATCGACGAGACGCTCATCAACGTTCTTTCCTGGAGCGGAGTTCCGGTCCAGGTCGATCAGACGACGTACGTCCCCGACGATCACTTCGACGCAGTCGCTTCGGAGAAGCCCGTCGAGCTGTTCGCTGATCCGACGCCGGAACTCGAGACCGAGCAGAACGCGATGATTCTCCAGACGTTCGTCGGACTCCGTGAGAGCGACGAGAGGGTCCTCGAGACGCTCGTCACCGATGGTGGGAAGCAACACCCGAACGAGCTGGCGGAGAACACTGGGCGGAGTATCAGCACGGTGTATCGGACGCTCGATCGACTCCGGGGTGTACTACGGAACGACAACGCGTGCGTCTCCTTCGCGAGCAAGAAGTTCGAGCAAGACATCACCGCAATCGTCGAGCAGGTCGAGTTCGGGATCGAGAACGCTGCCGATCGCGTCTCGAAGCTCTACAATCTCGAGACCAAGAGCGCATCATCGAACGCCTGGCAACAGTTCTGTACGAAGTACAGTGCGAGTCTCGTCGGCGTTGCCGATGAGGAGGATACGACACTACGGATCGATACGATCCTCTCGAAGCTGAAGAGTTCGTCCAATCCGCGTATCCAAGATGTACTCGCCGAGGCTGTCGACGCCTGGCGTTCAATCGGGCGGGATCCACTCGAACTGCGGACAGCCGATGTCCAGTGGCGATCCGATCCCGATGCGTGGGAATACGGAAAGGTGAATCCGACCCTCAGATAG
- a CDS encoding class I SAM-dependent methyltransferase: MEVPCVRVPREEGEATRRQLAEADLIDDEYEISVAEGDLYVPVVDPEAVSDDLEVVSRPVSERETQTTPADLLGFEPSYERLGTAALLDEDDDERARAIADAVVESDLPLETVVNKASKVKGETRVRDWDLLAGEDTTVVHREYGCEFALDLSDVYFSPRLATERHRVAEQVGELRRASVDENGAKRERALDMFAGVGPFVIPFAKRGAECVGVDINETAIEYLRENARRNGVEDRVTAICEDVREVAAEYENWADRLVMNLPHSADDFLESAVTLASDDCVIHYYDIQHEDDPFGPGERAIREAAEPDYEVGVETERVVRSYAPHELNVCLDVRLER, from the coding sequence ATGGAAGTGCCGTGCGTCCGCGTCCCGCGAGAGGAGGGCGAAGCGACGCGTCGCCAACTGGCGGAGGCGGACCTGATCGACGACGAGTACGAAATCTCGGTCGCGGAGGGTGACCTCTACGTTCCGGTCGTCGATCCCGAAGCCGTCTCCGACGACCTCGAGGTCGTCTCCCGACCCGTCTCCGAACGCGAGACGCAGACGACGCCCGCGGACCTGCTGGGATTCGAACCGTCCTACGAACGACTCGGAACTGCCGCCTTACTCGACGAAGACGACGACGAACGCGCTCGAGCGATCGCAGACGCCGTCGTCGAATCGGATCTCCCCCTCGAGACGGTGGTGAACAAGGCCTCGAAGGTCAAAGGCGAAACGCGGGTGCGCGACTGGGATCTCCTCGCCGGCGAGGACACGACGGTCGTCCACCGCGAGTACGGCTGTGAGTTTGCGCTGGATCTCTCGGACGTCTATTTCTCGCCGCGACTCGCGACCGAGCGCCATCGGGTCGCCGAGCAGGTAGGGGAGTTACGACGTGCGTCGGTGGATGAGAACGGGGCAAAGCGCGAACGAGCCTTAGACATGTTCGCCGGCGTCGGGCCGTTCGTGATCCCTTTCGCCAAACGCGGCGCGGAGTGCGTCGGCGTCGATATCAACGAGACCGCGATTGAGTACCTGCGCGAGAACGCGCGTCGGAACGGCGTCGAGGATCGCGTGACGGCGATCTGTGAGGACGTGCGCGAGGTCGCAGCCGAGTACGAGAACTGGGCTGACCGTCTCGTCATGAACCTGCCCCACAGCGCGGACGACTTTCTTGAGTCCGCCGTTACCCTCGCGAGCGACGACTGCGTCATCCACTACTACGATATTCAGCACGAAGACGACCCGTTTGGGCCGGGCGAACGAGCGATCCGCGAGGCAGCCGAACCCGACTACGAGGTCGGAGTCGAGACGGAGCGCGTCGTTCGCTCCTACGCGCCACACGAACTCAACGTCTGTCTCGACGTTCGACTCGAGCGATAA
- a CDS encoding alpha/beta fold hydrolase, translating into MTRTRDDTLEGVASRSVTTDRLETHYLESGGGTGAGETGGEREAVDTDSTVVFLHGNVSSSRFFEDVISSLPERYRAIAPDLRGYGDSETKPVDATNGLGDFEADLRALVSELDLGTPFTLVGWSNGGGVAMRYAIDNPGDVDSLVLVNPLSPYGFGGTKGEDGTPCFEDYAGSGGGLGNDAFVSGLADRDRSEGGEASPRKILRTYYVAPSHTFDTEREESYLTGMLDTVTGAENYPGNATQSENWPGVAPGDAGVNNAISPKYCSLEQITDIDPDEKPPVLWLRGDSDQIVSNESLFDVGTLGRMGTVPDWPGEEVFPPQPMVDQTRAALEEYADAGGEFEEVVFGKTGHAPHVEVPGDFLNRLESVL; encoded by the coding sequence ATGACACGAACGCGAGACGATACCCTCGAGGGGGTTGCCTCACGCAGCGTCACGACCGACCGTCTCGAGACGCACTACCTCGAGTCTGGTGGGGGAACTGGAGCCGGGGAAACGGGCGGCGAACGCGAAGCGGTAGACACCGATTCGACAGTCGTCTTTCTCCACGGAAACGTCTCTTCCTCGCGATTTTTCGAAGACGTCATAAGTTCGCTGCCGGAGCGGTATCGAGCCATCGCACCCGACTTGCGAGGCTACGGCGATTCGGAGACGAAACCGGTCGACGCCACTAACGGGCTGGGCGATTTCGAGGCCGACCTTCGGGCGTTGGTTTCTGAACTCGACCTCGGGACACCGTTCACGCTCGTCGGGTGGTCCAACGGCGGCGGCGTCGCGATGCGATACGCGATCGACAACCCCGGGGACGTGGACTCGCTCGTACTGGTGAACCCTCTCTCGCCGTACGGGTTCGGCGGGACGAAAGGCGAGGACGGAACGCCCTGCTTCGAGGATTACGCCGGCTCCGGCGGGGGGCTCGGAAACGACGCGTTCGTGAGCGGACTGGCGGATCGGGATCGAAGCGAAGGAGGCGAGGCCTCGCCGCGAAAGATTCTGCGGACGTACTACGTCGCTCCGAGTCACACGTTCGATACCGAACGCGAGGAGTCGTACCTGACGGGGATGCTCGACACCGTCACCGGTGCGGAGAACTACCCCGGAAACGCGACGCAGAGCGAGAACTGGCCGGGCGTCGCCCCCGGAGACGCCGGCGTCAACAACGCCATCTCGCCGAAGTACTGTTCGCTCGAGCAAATTACCGACATCGACCCCGACGAGAAACCACCCGTGCTCTGGCTACGCGGCGATTCGGACCAGATCGTCTCGAATGAGTCGCTGTTCGACGTGGGCACGCTCGGACGGATGGGAACGGTTCCCGACTGGCCCGGCGAGGAGGTGTTCCCGCCCCAGCCGATGGTCGACCAGACGCGCGCGGCCCTCGAGGAGTACGCCGACGCCGGCGGCGAGTTCGAGGAGGTTGTCTTCGGCAAGACGGGCCACGCGCCACACGTCGAGGTTCCCGGTGACTTCCTGAACCGACTCGAGTCGGTTCTGTAG
- a CDS encoding Rieske (2Fe-2S) protein — MEQLTTVDTVHEEGSWLFTVSDRFGDEEEVILVPCEDGVEAWVNRCTHESQRFDTGRGAPIRNGQIVCPRHGSMFDSCSGHCDNGEAANTTLPAVDITVHTDGTVFLTDDDVTFAHEGGIDDDDDPDSTSHISL, encoded by the coding sequence ATGGAGCAACTCACGACCGTCGACACGGTCCACGAGGAGGGCTCGTGGCTGTTCACGGTGAGCGACCGGTTCGGCGACGAAGAAGAGGTGATTCTCGTTCCCTGCGAAGATGGGGTTGAGGCCTGGGTCAACCGCTGTACGCACGAATCTCAACGATTCGATACCGGCCGTGGCGCGCCGATTCGTAACGGGCAGATCGTCTGTCCCCGCCACGGCTCGATGTTCGACTCCTGTTCGGGTCACTGTGATAACGGCGAAGCGGCCAACACGACGCTCCCCGCGGTCGATATTACGGTCCACACCGACGGGACGGTTTTTCTCACCGACGACGACGTGACGTTCGCACACGAGGGCGGCATCGACGATGACGACGATCCGGACTCAACCTCGCACATTTCGTTGTGA
- a CDS encoding DMT family transporter — protein sequence MSRNADVALFLSLAVLWGLSFPAISIGLESLPPLLFAAVRYDIAAVLLLAVAVYRVDDWRPSARNDLAAIAGGGVFLVAGNGLLFLGQQTVPSGVAAILQGLVPIVTALWAIPLLGERLSGVGAAGAAVGFLGVGLIVQPDPGNLLAGDTAARLLVVGQVCSVALGGVLIQRAGPTLPQLPLVGWSMLVGAVVLHVVSLGTGEFPSADVLDAASLGALLYLGIFATAIAFVIYFSILETHGAFEAALIGYLVPVVATVAGVVVLGEEISALTIGGFALVAVGFVLLKRRAIAEAVGLSSGLGYA from the coding sequence GTGTCTCGGAACGCTGATGTCGCGTTGTTCCTGTCGTTGGCCGTTCTCTGGGGACTCTCCTTCCCGGCGATTTCGATCGGTCTCGAGTCGCTTCCGCCGTTGCTCTTCGCCGCCGTGCGCTACGATATCGCGGCGGTGTTGTTGCTCGCCGTGGCCGTCTATCGCGTCGATGACTGGCGGCCGAGCGCGCGAAACGACCTGGCGGCGATTGCCGGCGGCGGCGTCTTCCTCGTCGCGGGCAACGGACTGCTCTTTCTCGGCCAGCAGACCGTCCCGAGCGGCGTCGCCGCGATCCTGCAAGGGCTCGTGCCGATCGTCACCGCGTTGTGGGCGATCCCGCTGCTCGGTGAACGCCTCTCGGGGGTCGGCGCCGCCGGCGCTGCAGTCGGCTTCCTGGGCGTCGGGCTGATCGTCCAACCCGACCCTGGAAATCTGCTGGCCGGCGATACGGCCGCGCGGCTGCTCGTCGTCGGACAGGTCTGTAGCGTCGCACTCGGCGGCGTCCTGATCCAGCGCGCCGGACCGACGCTCCCACAGCTCCCGCTGGTCGGCTGGTCGATGCTCGTCGGCGCCGTCGTCCTCCACGTCGTGAGCCTGGGCACCGGCGAGTTCCCGAGCGCTGACGTGCTCGACGCGGCGTCGCTCGGCGCGCTGCTCTACCTCGGAATCTTCGCGACTGCGATCGCCTTCGTGATCTACTTCTCGATCCTCGAGACCCACGGTGCGTTCGAGGCGGCGCTGATCGGGTATCTGGTACCCGTTGTGGCGACGGTCGCCGGCGTCGTCGTGCTCGGCGAGGAGATCAGCGCGTTGACGATCGGCGGATTCGCGCTGGTCGCCGTCGGGTTCGTCCTGCTCAAGCGGCGTGCGATTGCTGAGGCAGTAGGACTCTCGAGCGGTCTCGGATACGCTTGA
- the leuD gene encoding 3-isopropylmalate dehydratase small subunit, which produces MTGTDEVEIPEVEAVSGSGVPIRGNDIDTDQIIPARFMKVVTFDGLGEFAFFDVRFDDDDNQKEHPFNEDRFQDSSVMVVNSNFGCGSSREHAPQALMRWGIDAIIGESFAEIFAGNCLALGIPTVTADSETIEELQEWVDANPDGEIDIDVGAEEVTYGGETIDVTVDDAQRKALVEGVWDTTALMKSNAGAVSEKARELPYVTDDAIPEAE; this is translated from the coding sequence ATGACTGGAACTGACGAGGTCGAAATTCCGGAAGTCGAGGCCGTCTCCGGCTCGGGCGTTCCGATCCGGGGCAACGACATCGACACCGACCAGATCATCCCCGCGCGGTTTATGAAGGTCGTCACGTTCGACGGACTCGGCGAGTTCGCGTTTTTCGACGTCCGATTTGACGACGACGACAACCAGAAGGAACACCCGTTCAACGAGGATCGATTCCAGGACTCTTCGGTGATGGTCGTCAACAGCAACTTCGGCTGTGGCTCCTCGAGAGAGCACGCGCCACAGGCCCTGATGCGCTGGGGAATCGACGCGATCATCGGCGAGAGCTTCGCCGAGATCTTCGCGGGTAACTGTCTGGCACTCGGTATTCCAACCGTCACGGCAGACAGCGAGACCATCGAGGAGCTCCAGGAGTGGGTCGATGCGAATCCCGACGGCGAGATCGATATCGACGTGGGAGCCGAGGAGGTAACCTACGGCGGAGAGACGATCGACGTTACCGTCGACGACGCCCAGCGCAAGGCCCTCGTCGAGGGCGTCTGGGACACGACGGCGCTGATGAAGTCCAACGCCGGTGCGGTCAGCGAGAAGGCACGGGAGCTGCCGTACGTCACCGACGACGCGATTCCGGAAGCCGAATAG
- the dph5 gene encoding diphthine synthase codes for MLTFIGLGLYDERSITVEGQEALRDADRAYAEFYTSKLIGTTVADLESTHDVDIEVRDRAGVEQHPDDILERAETEDVAFLTAGDTMISTTHVDLRLRAHERGIETRVIHGITAQTATSSLTGLQNYRFGKATTLPFPYAHGADGLPASVTNTIDDNREDGLHTVVYLDIKVGHERADEDEYMTADIGAELLAEEYPDLVGVVVARAGSPDPLVEAGTMSDLSTREFGDPLHLLVVPGECHLLEADAVVALAGADRSTLDVV; via the coding sequence ATGCTCACCTTCATCGGCCTCGGCCTCTACGACGAGCGATCGATCACCGTCGAGGGCCAGGAAGCGCTACGTGACGCCGACCGCGCCTACGCGGAGTTCTACACCAGCAAACTCATCGGGACGACCGTCGCCGACCTCGAGTCCACCCACGATGTCGACATCGAGGTTCGTGACCGGGCCGGAGTCGAGCAACACCCGGACGACATCCTCGAGCGAGCCGAAACCGAGGACGTCGCCTTCCTGACTGCTGGCGACACGATGATCTCGACGACGCACGTCGACCTCCGCCTGCGCGCTCACGAGCGAGGCATCGAGACGCGGGTTATCCACGGGATCACGGCCCAGACGGCGACGAGTTCGCTCACCGGCCTGCAAAACTACCGCTTCGGGAAGGCGACGACGCTCCCCTTTCCCTACGCCCATGGAGCCGACGGCCTCCCGGCAAGCGTGACCAACACCATCGACGACAATCGCGAGGATGGCCTCCACACCGTGGTCTATCTCGATATCAAGGTGGGCCACGAGCGAGCGGACGAAGACGAGTACATGACCGCGGATATCGGCGCGGAGCTTCTCGCCGAGGAGTACCCGGACCTCGTCGGGGTCGTCGTGGCACGTGCCGGGAGTCCGGACCCGCTCGTCGAAGCGGGTACGATGAGCGACCTCTCGACGCGGGAGTTCGGCGATCCGCTGCACTTGCTCGTCGTCCCGGGCGAGTGTCACCTGCTCGAGGCCGACGCGGTCGTCGCGCTCGCCGGTGCCGACCGATCGACGCTCGACGTCGTCTGA
- a CDS encoding polysaccharide deacetylase family protein gives MNKEHDSRGPSRRWLLSTVGVASAALAGCTDILSDEGSGDDADGEGSDDSGSDSSGDGSAQWPAIEAGEQLSDFEDLDEWFPQNSELSAAEDEARIGSQAAVVESDGREARIDMRLDGIDLEEWDVSLAVKPEAADQIVVEFLAPDRDARLNTVRTVPDGYEGWFRLDCGYEHKPEGEPDLSNVTRINVVAVGSEDGETRMLVDDLRRTEAADNGKAILAFYGGYDSHYDIAAEMLEERDWTAAVPMSPDQIGADGRMGLEELQDLQDRGWDVCSHPQISTPLPEMPEDRQRDVLETNRDSLEDNGFEDGARHLFVPDDRMDETTVEVARDVHDSAFLFGSCPSGVPPTGMHTIPLIWGPALHNGVRRHINLADQYNQLTVMEVPRIVDEEDVDVDENRMSLDDFEHLLNHIEHRGLDVITPSDLVDGTYESDEEDEDHDDGRPDGTILEEGQAYEFDDTGSTTESGVDLEEGVASASFTHDGDDEFVVELVADGGGSDVTLVTTDGNTAGESIAAVEEGSYGLEIQADGEWTIDLSQPEVHADDLDELGVEASGTGSSFVGPIWAEDDVRLEVAHDGDGEFLVDGYDADGASESIVSDTGSFDSSRSFSAGGTVWINVEADGDWSLEASDA, from the coding sequence ATGAACAAGGAACACGACTCACGCGGCCCGTCGCGACGATGGCTCTTGAGCACAGTCGGCGTGGCGTCGGCCGCGCTTGCAGGGTGCACGGACATATTGTCCGACGAGGGGTCCGGTGACGACGCAGACGGCGAGGGGTCTGACGACTCAGGGAGCGACTCGAGCGGCGATGGCTCCGCACAGTGGCCTGCGATCGAGGCGGGCGAACAGCTCTCCGATTTCGAGGATCTCGACGAGTGGTTCCCACAGAACAGCGAACTCTCGGCGGCCGAGGACGAGGCGCGAATCGGTTCACAGGCGGCCGTCGTCGAGAGCGACGGTCGCGAGGCCAGAATCGACATGCGCCTCGACGGGATCGACCTCGAGGAGTGGGACGTCTCGCTGGCCGTGAAGCCGGAGGCGGCAGACCAGATCGTCGTCGAATTCCTCGCGCCGGATCGAGACGCGCGTCTCAACACCGTCAGAACGGTACCGGACGGCTACGAGGGCTGGTTCCGCCTCGACTGTGGCTACGAGCACAAACCCGAGGGCGAACCCGATCTCTCGAACGTCACGCGGATCAACGTCGTTGCGGTCGGTTCGGAAGACGGCGAGACGCGGATGCTCGTCGACGACCTCCGACGGACGGAGGCGGCCGACAACGGGAAAGCCATCCTCGCATTCTACGGCGGCTACGACTCCCACTACGATATTGCCGCGGAGATGCTCGAGGAGCGCGACTGGACGGCGGCCGTGCCGATGAGTCCCGACCAGATCGGTGCGGACGGACGGATGGGCCTCGAGGAGCTACAGGACCTCCAGGATCGCGGCTGGGACGTCTGTTCGCATCCCCAAATTTCGACCCCGCTGCCCGAAATGCCCGAGGACCGCCAGCGGGACGTTCTCGAGACGAATCGCGACTCGCTCGAGGATAACGGCTTCGAAGACGGTGCCAGACACCTGTTCGTTCCCGACGACCGAATGGACGAGACGACCGTCGAGGTTGCCAGGGATGTTCACGACTCGGCCTTTCTCTTTGGCTCCTGTCCGAGCGGCGTCCCGCCGACGGGCATGCATACGATTCCGCTCATCTGGGGACCGGCGCTCCACAACGGCGTTCGGCGACACATCAACCTCGCCGATCAGTACAACCAGTTGACCGTCATGGAGGTCCCGCGAATCGTGGATGAGGAGGACGTCGACGTCGACGAGAATCGGATGTCCCTCGACGACTTCGAGCACCTGCTCAACCACATCGAACACCGCGGACTCGACGTCATCACGCCCTCGGATCTCGTCGACGGGACGTACGAAAGCGACGAGGAGGACGAAGACCACGACGACGGCCGACCGGACGGCACTATCCTCGAGGAGGGCCAGGCCTACGAGTTCGACGACACCGGCTCGACGACCGAATCAGGAGTCGACCTCGAAGAAGGCGTCGCTTCCGCGAGCTTCACGCACGACGGCGACGACGAGTTCGTCGTCGAATTGGTAGCAGACGGCGGCGGAAGCGACGTGACGCTGGTGACCACCGACGGAAACACGGCCGGCGAGTCGATCGCAGCGGTCGAGGAGGGCTCCTACGGCCTCGAGATCCAGGCCGACGGCGAGTGGACTATCGACCTCTCGCAACCGGAAGTTCACGCCGACGACCTCGACGAACTCGGCGTGGAGGCCAGCGGAACGGGCTCGTCGTTCGTCGGGCCGATCTGGGCCGAAGACGACGTTCGACTCGAGGTGGCTCACGACGGCGACGGCGAGTTCCTCGTCGACGGCTACGACGCGGACGGCGCCAGCGAATCGATCGTGAGCGACACGGGATCCTTCGACAGTTCGCGCTCGTTCAGTGCCGGCGGAACCGTCTGGATCAACGTCGAAGCGGACGGCGACTGGTCGCTCGAGGCCAGCGACGCCTAA